NNNNNNNNNNNNNNNNNCTCTCTCTCTCTCTCTCTCTCTCTCTCTCTCTCTCTCTCTCTCTCTCTCTCTCTCTCTCTCTCTCTCTCTCTCTCTCTCTCTCTCTCTCTCTCTCTCTATGTCCTCCGCCCAAACCACACTGAAGCCGCCGAGATCCTCTTTTATTCCTGCATGTAATTGGAACAAGATGGATTTTGTGGATGACAAGATCAAGTTAGCCCTATTTCTCAATTCGTTTGGGGTTAATTGAAATTTAGGGTAATTCAAGTTTTTTTGTTCTTTCAGAATTGAGAAATTCCAAGATGATTGATGAGGTTTCGGTTGGAGGTCATGTCGTACCGCTGCCAACCGCTAATTCGGTTACCGAACTCTCGGGATACCGACTTTTTGTGGCCGGTAGTGGTATCGGATTTTCCCTACCGCCGATAGTTGGTACGATAGGCGGTTTGGGAGATTTTGGTCGGTAACCGTGCCGAGCCCAGCCCTACCTTAAACTGTCTTGTACTCTTGTCACTATGCCGATCAAAACCCACACATGCCCAAATAAAGCAATGGTTCTCCTATTCCCTGAAAGGTGATAAATTTTCCACATTTCTTCCTATTCAGACCAAGTAAATTCCCAAGGTGACCAAAAACAAAAGAAGGTTATCACTCAGATTTTCATTACAAAACACAGTGCGAATCTTCCATCCTTAAGAAATTTCAAATGCCTAATTTCAACACTGACATTATGGTAAGGAAGGTATTCTGATTCTGATTCCCTATCTACTATTCTGTTATAAATGGAGGCATGGAAGAGCAATCGGAGGAGGAAAATATGAGGAAAGAAAAAAAAAACAACCGAAAGATGACGGTTCTTAAAATAACAGTTCTACAGTATGCCGCATAGTCAAAAACTGCACTAAATATCATCAAGTAAACAGAACTACAGCCAAAATTGGAGGTACCTAACTTGAACAAAGGGATGTAAACTAGTTCAGTCTTCTTCGTCAACCACCTTAGTACCCAACCCCTTCAATCCCTCTGGTGGAACCTCTGTAACAGTGACTAGTGAGTAAAACTCTTCCTTGGCATCTTCTTCGTCATTTCTCTTTCGTGCAATTCGGATACGAACCCTTCTTGGCACACTTCGAATCCCACGGCTCCAAATGTGATTGTTGAGTTTAACATCCACTCTGACATCAGTAGTAGCCATAGCCTTCTGAGCAAACTTCCTGATTTCCTTTATGGCGTTTGGAGCCTTCTTTTTAAAGGTGCTGCATAAGAATTGGGATACAAGTTAAACTAAGATGCAGGATAAACATTTGCAAAACAAATGCTGAAAGAAAATACTGCACATATATGAAGTTTCCAACACATCTTTAACTGAAGCACAAACTTATTACAGTTTGTAAATCAACTTGATATTTCATTCTTTACATCCTTATATATGCTCTTCAAAATCATAATCAATTAATACTAGGTAAAATTGATATAACCATATTAACACATAGCTAAATACATCAAGAACACCGACATAACTACCAGGACCATATTAAGCCTCTAACTAAGTGTTAATGCCAATTGCCAAATGCACTCAATGTAGGTCTCCTAGTCACATCTCCTCATAGAGTAGTGTATAACAAAGAACCCGATAAATATACACAGAATTCTGACTTGGGTTAAGCTCGATCTAGTAGAACATGTATGGAAAATTCTCGCACACGGAAGAAAACACGCAAATAAGCAAATATATAATTTGAGATCCAAGTGAATGAACAAGAGCAATTAGGAGGTTTACCAGCCATGCAAGCGCTTGTGAAGATTGATGGTGTATTCCCTGGTAACAACCTCCTCCTTTCTTCCTTTTCCGGCCTTGGCCTCCACCATTGTTGGTTGCCTCCGATCAACTTTGCTCCGTCGGCTACTAAACAAGCCCTACCTCATCCATCATATACGGACTCTTACTTAGGCCAAACTACATAAATGATAAATGTAATAATATTGTATCAACGTGGATGGCTACTTTCGTTTTCTTCCTAATTCTGCATTTTCATTTCTTCCTTCATTTTTTGTTTCTTAAATAATAAAAAGAAAATGACATACTACTGCCCCGCGCCCCCGCCCCAAACAGTAGCATAATACAAAAAGGGATGTGAAATCCACATCCCAAATTGAAATCCACACACCATTTTTCTTTTTTGGTTAACACATTCATAAAAATACAAAGTTTAAGTCACTAAAAGACAAAATTTAAGTTACCAAAAAAAGAAAAATGGTGTGTGAATTTCAATTTGGAGTGTGCAGATTTCATAACCCTATAAAAAACCTACTTTTCAAAAGATTTAAACAAATAAGAACATGAGTATGGGCCTAAATCTAACAGCAGAAAATTTGACTTTGAATTTTCATATGAAAATTAACAAAATGCTCAAATTTACAACAAAATAACAACATTGCCACAATGTTCTCTCTCTCTCNNNNNNNNNNNNNNNNNNNNNNNNNNNNNNNNNNNNNNNNNNNNNNNNNNNNNNNNNNNNNNNNNNNNNNNNNNNNNNNNNNNNNNNNNNNNNNNNNNNNNNNNNNNNNNNNNNNNNNNNNNNNNNNNNNNNNNNNNNNNNNNNNNNNNNNNNNNNNNNNNNNNNNNNNNNNNNNNNNNNNNNNNNNNNNNNNNNNNNNNNNNNNNNNNNNNNNNNNNNNNNNNNNNNNNNNNNNNNNNNNNNNNNNNNNNNNNNNNNNNNNNNNNNNNNNNNNNNNNNNNNNNNNNNNNNNNNNNNNNNNNNNNNNNNNNNNNNNNNNNNNNNNNNNNNNNNNNNNNNNNNNNNNNNNNNNNNNNNNNNNNNNNNNNNNNNNNNNNNNNNNNNNNNNNNNNNNNNNNNNNNNNNNNNNNNNNNNNNNNNNNNNNNNNNNNNNNNNNNNNNNNNNNNNNNNNNNNNNNNNNNNNNNNNNNNNNNNNNNNNNNNNNNNNNNNNNNNNNNNNNNNNNNNNNNNNNNNNNNNNNNNNNNNNNNNNNNNNNNNNNNNNNNNNNNNNNNNNNNNNNNNNNNNNNNNNNNNNNNNNNNNNNNNNNNNNNNNNNNNNNNNNNNNNNNNNNNNNNNNNNNNNNNNNNNNNNNNNNNNNNNNNNNNNNNNNNNNNNNNNNNNNNNNNNNNNNNNNNNNNNNNNNNNNNNNNNNNNNNNNNNNNNNNNNNNNNNNNNNNNNNNNNNNNNNNNNNNNNNNNNNNNNNNNNNNNNNNNNNNNNNNNNNNNNNNNNNNNNNNNNNNNNNNNNNNNNNNNNNNNNNNNNNNNNNNNNNNNNNNNNNNNNNNNNNNNNNNNNNNNNNNNNNNNNNNNNNNNNNNNNNNNNNNNNNNNNNNNNNNNNNNNNNNNNNNNNNNNNNNNNNNNNNNNNTTCAATGTAAGGTGCTAGCTCTTCACATATAAGCATAGCAACTTGTCTCCCCCGGGCAATGTGGGACGGGTGCACCTACTAGCTTGCCTGCCTAGTTAGGTCACCATAATCCACCCCCATTTAGGGCCCAACGTCCACGTCGGCACACTTTCGGTCGAGGACAGGCTCTAATACCATTTGTAACAACCCAGTCCCTACCATTGAGATATTGTCCGCTTTGGGCCCACCGGCCCTCACGGTTTTGTTCTTGAGGTTTCACCCCAAAACGCGTCTCAATGTAAGGTGCTAGCTCACATATAAGCATAACAACTTGTCTCTCCCGGGCGATGTGGGACGGGTGTACCTACTAGCTTGCCTGCCCACATCGCCCGGGGGAGACAAGGTGTTGTGCTTAGCTTATATGTGCAGAGCTAGCACTTTACATTGAGACGCGTTTTTAGGTGAAACCTCAAGAGCAAAACAGTGAAGGCCGTTGGGCCCAAAGCGGACAATATCTCAATGGACTGGGCCGGGCTGTTACAGTAAAATCGGGTCGACCAATCGCCCGATTAACAGCCCCGCCCAGTCCATTGAGATGTCTGCTTTAGGCCCACCGGCCCTCACGGTTTTGTTATTAAGGTTTCACCCCAAAACGCGTCTCAATGTAAGGTGCTAGCTATGCACATATATGCATAGCAACCTGTCTCCGCCGGGCGATGTGGGACAGATGCACCTACTAGCTTGTCTGCCTAGTTAGGTCACCACAAAATGGGTTTTCAACAGCTCAGCAGAACAAGATGAATCCATCGCACTTGATTGTTATCCGACCAGAGCCGAAAGTCGTCATTGTTATGTGGTCTGGTTCAAAGGGTGGTCACAGTCGCCGTTGCCGCGAGTCTATTGACTCCGTTCACGTGGGTAGCCTCTCATCGTTGGGAAGCTTCAATCATCCTTCTTAAAACCCAGAAAATGAAGAAATAAAGAATACGAGATCATTGATAGCATGGATCCATGAGTCTAGATCCGTAGCTATACATTGATAAAGTCTTGAAGTAATTACATGCATGTTGATCTAAATTCCGATTGGTGATCTAATGTAATTTGGTATGTAATCTAATTTGGATATATTCTTGTGCGGGTATTTGTAACAGAGAGAACTAAGAAGTGAAAGAAGAATTAAACATGAGTTCATGTCCTGGGTTTAGAAGAAGAAAAGCGGAGAAGATAGGATGGACCCATACGAAAATGTTGTTACTTGTTGGGCTGACACGTATAACATTCGTAGCATTGCAAAAATACGGACGTCCGCAGCTGAGAAACTATATATATATATATATATATATATATATATATNNNNNNNNNNNNNNNNNNNNNNNNNNNNNNNNNNNNNNNNNNNNNNNNNNNNNNNNNNNNNNNNNNNNNNNNNNNNNNNNNNNNNNNNNNNNNNNNNNNNNNNNNNNNNNNNNNNNNNNNNNNNNNNNNNNNNNNNNNNNNNNNNNNNNNNNNNNNNNNNNNNNNNNNNNNNNNNNNNNNNNNNNNNNNNNNNNNNNNNNNNNNNNNNNNNNNNNNNNNNNNNNNNNNNNNNNNNNNNNNNNNNNNNNNNNNNNNNNNNNNNNNNNNNNNNNNNNNNNNNNNNNNNNNNNNNNNNNNNNNNNNNNNNNNNNNNNNNNNNNNNNNNNNNNNNNNNNNNNNNNNNNNNNNNNNNNNNNNNNNNNNNNNNNNNNNNNNNNNNNNNNNNNNNNNNNNNNNNNNNNNNNNNNNNNNNNNNNNNNNNNNNNNNNNNNNNNNNNNNNNNNNNNNNNNNNNNNNNNNNNNNNNNNNNNNNNNNNNNNNNNNNNNNNNNNNNNNNNNNNNNNNNNNNNNNNNNNNNNNNNNNNNNNNNNNNNNNNNNNNNNNNNNNNNNNNNNNNNNNNNNNNNNNNNNNNNNNNNNNNNNNNNNNNNNNNNNNNNNNNNNNNNNNNNNNNNNNNNNNNNNNNNNNNNNNNNNNNNNNNNNNNNNNNNNNNNNNNNNNNNNNNNNNNNNNNNNNNNNATTCCAAAGTGGACGTCCTCACTCGGTTTGAAGTACGGACGTCCCTCCGTTCGCCACCGGACGGCGCCGGCGACGGCACGCCTCCACCCTAACAGACTCCAGCAGCGTCCCCGACCACTTTCCCTCTCCGGCGAGTCCGCCGAATTCCAGTTTTCCGGCGAGATTGATTTTGTTTTAAGTTTTAGGTGATCTCGCTAGAAAACTGGAATTCAACGGACTCGCCAGGGAGAGAAAGTGATCAGGGACGCTACTGGAGT
Above is a window of Fragaria vesca subsp. vesca linkage group LG7, FraVesHawaii_1.0, whole genome shotgun sequence DNA encoding:
- the LOC101291562 gene encoding 60S ribosomal protein L31-like, giving the protein MVEAKAGKGRKEEVVTREYTINLHKRLHGCTFKKKAPNAIKEIRKFAQKAMATTDVRVDVKLNNHIWSRGIRSVPRRVRIRIARKRNDEEDAKEEFYSLVTVTEVPPEGLKGLGTKVVDEED